The sequence below is a genomic window from Lelliottia sp. JS-SCA-14.
ACTGAATATCCTTCCTCCTGGTCTGATTCAATACGGTAATAATTCAAGACGTCTTTTTTATTAACGCTGAAACAAAGTCTTTCACCATTTATGTAAGTATATCCGATTTCAGGTGCTGGCCTTCCTCCTGGACAACCAGACAGCAAACATATTAGAGGAATGATGATTAATCTTTTCATCCAGGAAATCCTTTTAACACTGCTTTATATTTTTGAATCAAAGAGTAAACAGATTCATCAGGGTTATAATCACGATATACATGTAAGTCGCAATAATCTTTTAAGCTATTGTGAAGTAGTAGCCAATAATCACTGGCTATGGATGCTTGTTGTTCTAATCCATAGTGCAGGAGATCAGCTTTATCCAGGCTGTAACTGTAATCAGCGAAACGAGAGAACAAACCCCGTGTTCTGACAAACATTCCCTTTTGAGCTTGCCAGGCATGAACCATTTCATGCATGAATCTGTGCTTCTTCTCCAGGAGATCTAAAGAGAAATCGTGTGAATAGGTTTCTTCTCGGAACCACAGTTCACCGTTGGGAGTCATTGCAATATCGATAGGTTGCAGGTTGAATGGGAGGTAACTTTCGCGATGCACCCATATCTTACTGTAGATGAGGCTTCCCCCGAACAACGTTTTAGCAAGGGCGATCTCACGTATCGTAAGGAGTCTTACTCCATCGGGCTTTATCCGGGTTCCTGATGTTGGATCAATCCTTTCGTTAACTGACATTCAATAACCCTCTCATCCGTGTTGGTATTGACAACTCATCCTACAACCAGAAAATAGATGAAAGAAGCGATATTTTTCGCGTCATTTATTAAACAATAATACTCGCGAATAAATTACGTCAACGCATTGCTTGAACTAATTAATGTAATTCGTCTCCCTGCAATTACATTCGAAAATTAGATACTCCTTCCAGTAATGACTATTTTAAAAATAAAGCTCTGACCGTATTCTTTTCCCGCACCTGCAAAATCAGGTGCCGGGTTTAGCATCCTGTATTATCTTAGTGGCGACACACCGGCGCGCCAGCGCTTTTTTTGTGTCGTGCGCACGGCTTCACCTCAATGGCGGGCCGGGCGGTGGCGTCGAAAGACGCGCCGGTGTCCACTAAGGCCGGTAATGCTAACGCCGTCTGGTTCCGCCACCCGTGAAATTAGCATTTCCGCTGGCGGTA
It includes:
- a CDS encoding putative T6SS immunity periplasmic lipoprotein; the encoded protein is MKRLIIIPLICLLSGCPGGRPAPEIGYTYINGERLCFSVNKKDVLNYYRIESDQEEGYSVIKHDSNLNLSYPDDCINIKWEYGYSYAISYGLNGKHYIHEFFINNNGQLRELR
- a CDS encoding type IV secretion protein Rhs, which codes for MSVNERIDPTSGTRIKPDGVRLLTIREIALAKTLFGGSLIYSKIWVHRESYLPFNLQPIDIAMTPNGELWFREETYSHDFSLDLLEKKHRFMHEMVHAWQAQKGMFVRTRGLFSRFADYSYSLDKADLLHYGLEQQASIASDYWLLLHNSLKDYCDLHVYRDYNPDESVYSLIQKYKAVLKGFPG